A single Paenibacillus sp. FSL R5-0517 DNA region contains:
- a CDS encoding malate:quinone oxidoreductase, with the protein MSQGQTSTDVILIGAGIMSATLGTLLKELAPDWNIKVFEKLATAGEESSNEWNNAGTGHAALCELNYTVERPDGTVDISKAIKVNEQFQISKQFWSYLVNSRLIRNPRDFIMPIPHLSYVHGESNVQFLKRRYDSLSNHPLFAGMEFSDDKKELAKWMPLMMKDRTSNEPVAATKIDSGTDVNFGALTRMLIGHLKEQNVAIHYQHSVKNMKRTNDGQWELTVKNLESGAVERHKAKFVFIGAGGGSLHLLQKTGIPEGKHIGGFPVSGIFMVCKNPKVVEQHHAKVYGKASVGAPPMSVPHLDTRFIDNKKSLLFGPFAGFSPKFLKTGSNADLITSVKMHNLLTMLAAGVKEISLTKYLIQQLMLSKEQRMAELRDFVPGAKSEDWDMVLAGQRVQVIKDTVQGGKGTLQFGTEVVTSADGTIAALLGASPGASTAVQVMLEILQRCFPQHMEAWEPKIKEMIPSYGISLVENLDLLKEVHSSTAKALGLSDEKQALHV; encoded by the coding sequence ATGAGCCAGGGACAAACGAGTACAGATGTTATCTTGATTGGTGCCGGAATTATGAGTGCAACTTTGGGAACTTTGCTAAAAGAATTGGCACCAGACTGGAATATTAAGGTTTTCGAAAAGCTAGCCACTGCAGGAGAGGAAAGCTCCAACGAATGGAATAATGCCGGAACCGGGCATGCTGCATTGTGCGAACTTAACTATACCGTTGAACGACCAGACGGAACCGTAGATATTAGCAAAGCGATTAAAGTGAATGAACAATTTCAGATCTCAAAGCAATTTTGGTCCTATCTCGTCAATAGCCGTCTGATTCGTAATCCGCGGGATTTCATTATGCCGATTCCTCATTTGAGTTATGTACACGGAGAGAGCAACGTCCAGTTTCTAAAAAGACGTTATGACTCCTTATCGAATCACCCGCTGTTCGCAGGCATGGAATTCTCGGATGACAAGAAAGAGCTGGCGAAATGGATGCCGCTGATGATGAAAGATCGAACAAGTAATGAACCTGTTGCGGCGACCAAAATTGACTCCGGTACGGACGTTAACTTTGGTGCTTTAACGCGTATGCTAATCGGACACCTGAAGGAACAAAACGTGGCGATCCACTACCAACATAGCGTGAAGAATATGAAACGTACCAATGATGGACAATGGGAATTAACTGTGAAAAATCTGGAGAGCGGTGCAGTCGAACGCCATAAGGCGAAATTCGTCTTTATTGGCGCAGGCGGCGGAAGTCTGCATCTGCTCCAGAAGACGGGCATTCCGGAAGGTAAACATATCGGCGGATTCCCGGTCAGTGGTATCTTTATGGTGTGCAAAAATCCAAAAGTCGTGGAACAGCATCACGCCAAGGTATATGGCAAGGCTTCGGTAGGGGCTCCGCCGATGTCCGTTCCGCATCTGGATACCCGATTCATCGACAATAAGAAGTCGCTATTATTCGGGCCATTTGCCGGATTCTCGCCGAAGTTCCTGAAGACGGGTTCCAATGCCGACTTAATCACGTCGGTTAAGATGCATAATCTGCTTACGATGCTCGCAGCAGGTGTCAAAGAAATCTCTTTGACCAAGTACCTGATCCAACAACTGATGTTATCCAAAGAACAACGCATGGCAGAATTGCGTGACTTTGTTCCGGGTGCGAAGAGCGAAGATTGGGATATGGTTCTGGCAGGGCAGCGTGTGCAGGTCATCAAGGATACCGTTCAAGGTGGCAAGGGTACGCTCCAATTCGGTACGGAAGTAGTTACATCTGCAGATGGAACAATCGCGGCTTTGCTGGGTGCATCACCGGGTGCATCCACTGCGGTTCAGGTCATGCTTGAGATTCTTCAGCGTTGCTTCCCGCAGCATATGGAGGCATGGGAGCCGAAGATCAAGGAAATGATTCCATCCTATGGCATCTCCCTTGTGGAGAATCTGGATCTTCTCAAAGAGGTTCATTCTTCAACTGCCAAGGCACTGGGATTATCGGATGAAAAACAAGCCCTGCATGTATAA
- a CDS encoding dipeptide/oligopeptide/nickel ABC transporter ATP-binding protein produces the protein MKTTSNEGRQGFVQSDESNVRVHDRAKGANHTEIDNAVTDHVVIDTIDTDQAVINATDSDHADTDTVIDNAVAKTTSSPSILNHPVLQVEHLSRTYAGADRPAVDDISFTLNRGECLGLVGESGCGKSTLARCLLRIEDADTGSITLGGQDIARLSGRRLRPHRRKIQIVFQNPMAALNPKLKISDSLIDPYEQLGRDAELSHFTYTSKEAYVQKLLEAVELPRDVAGRYPHELSGGQRQRVTIARAIGIEPDVVVLDEPTASLDVISQGAVLQLLTDLRTSLGLSYVFISHDLAAVHRMSQRIIVMREGQIVDRFGADALFAEERHPYTKELISIF, from the coding sequence ATGAAGACGACTTCAAATGAAGGACGTCAAGGATTTGTGCAGTCTGACGAATCCAATGTGCGAGTTCATGACCGTGCTAAAGGCGCAAACCATACAGAGATAGACAATGCAGTTACAGACCATGTGGTCATAGATACTATAGATACAGATCAGGCAGTCATAAATGCTACAGATTCAGATCATGCGGATACAGATACCGTTATAGATAACGCCGTTGCAAAGACTACTTCCTCTCCCAGCATCCTAAATCATCCCGTGCTTCAGGTGGAACATCTCAGCCGAACGTATGCAGGTGCAGACCGACCAGCTGTAGATGATATTTCCTTCACCCTGAACCGTGGCGAGTGTCTTGGTCTGGTTGGGGAGAGCGGGTGTGGCAAGAGTACGCTCGCCCGCTGTCTGCTTCGGATCGAAGATGCAGATACAGGCTCGATTACACTGGGCGGACAGGATATCGCGCGGCTGAGCGGCCGACGGTTGCGACCTCATCGGCGAAAGATTCAGATTGTGTTTCAGAACCCAATGGCTGCACTGAATCCAAAGCTCAAGATATCCGACTCGCTAATCGATCCTTACGAACAGCTTGGACGGGACGCAGAACTGTCCCACTTTACCTACACATCGAAGGAGGCTTACGTGCAAAAGCTGCTTGAAGCGGTCGAGCTTCCTCGCGATGTAGCTGGACGTTATCCGCACGAGCTAAGTGGTGGACAGCGTCAGCGGGTCACGATCGCACGTGCCATTGGCATTGAGCCGGACGTTGTCGTTCTGGATGAACCGACGGCCAGCCTGGACGTTATCTCTCAAGGTGCCGTTTTGCAGTTGCTCACCGACCTGCGGACATCGCTTGGTCTGTCATACGTGTTCATCTCGCATGATTTGGCCGCGGTACATCGGATGAGTCAGCGCATCATTGTCATGCGGGAAGGCCAGATCGTTGACCGCTTTGGCGCAGATGCGTTGTTCGCTGAAGAACGCCATCCGTATACAAAGGAACTGATTTCGATTTTCTGA
- a CDS encoding ABC transporter ATP-binding protein, which produces MILSIEELSISSRDRTIVDRVSLAVREGEFMALVGQSGSGKSLLSQAIGRLLPPNLHASGRVMFEGSNLLERKPKEMRALRGSRISYIFQDYQGAFTPFRSIGGHFDEYQKVHGEKSSAIRKKRAEEALESVGLGAELLRRYPFQLSGGQLQRASIATSLMLSPRLLIADEATTALDSVSGHRVLELLARKQAETGCAILFITHDWRHVRRYASRLAVMKEGQIVESGGKHRILDHPQHEYTRQLIEAAPVLSRSLKSGLKEAGTE; this is translated from the coding sequence ATGATTCTCTCCATTGAGGAACTGAGCATCTCTAGCCGGGATCGGACTATTGTAGATCGAGTCTCTCTGGCTGTTCGCGAAGGTGAATTCATGGCACTCGTTGGACAGAGCGGTAGTGGCAAAAGCTTGCTCTCGCAAGCCATTGGTCGTCTGCTGCCGCCCAACCTGCATGCGTCGGGGCGAGTCATGTTCGAGGGCAGCAACCTGCTCGAACGGAAGCCAAAGGAGATGCGAGCCCTGCGGGGAAGCCGCATCTCATATATTTTTCAAGACTATCAGGGAGCGTTTACGCCATTTCGTAGCATTGGTGGACACTTTGATGAATACCAGAAGGTACATGGGGAGAAGTCTTCTGCCATCCGCAAGAAACGGGCGGAGGAAGCATTGGAATCGGTTGGCCTTGGCGCTGAATTGCTGCGCCGATATCCGTTCCAGTTGAGCGGTGGACAGCTTCAGCGGGCTTCTATTGCCACATCGCTGATGCTCTCCCCTCGTCTGCTGATCGCTGACGAAGCGACAACGGCACTGGACAGTGTATCCGGGCACCGCGTATTGGAACTGCTGGCACGCAAACAAGCGGAGACGGGCTGTGCGATTCTGTTTATCACGCACGACTGGCGTCATGTACGTCGCTATGCCAGCCGCTTGGCTGTTATGAAGGAAGGGCAGATCGTCGAATCGGGCGGCAAGCATCGCATTCTTGACCATCCTCAGCATGAATATACACGCCAGTTAATCGAAGCAGCTCCCGTTCTGAGCCGCTCACTGAAGTCGGGATTGAAGGAGGCGGGAACAGAATGA
- the nikC gene encoding nickel transporter permease has protein sequence MKTIPLPISTAKSKKHSWQAIIGLLFALLVIGASLYAFLYLKHDHTLTDLRGRLQGASALHPFGTDHLGRDVMTRLLLGGGQTLGYSLLALGAALLIGIPFGLIAGYKRGWVDKLFMRIADAFLAFPDTIVAIVLSGLLGAGIGNLVLAIVIVKWVSYARLVRSTVLSESQKDYIRIARTNGLSDGRIMRKHLLPHIAGHVLVLASLDLGKIILLISSLSYIGLGAQPPTPEWGAMLNDSRPYFQSRPELMIYPGLAIVSVVLLANMLGDYLRDRFDVKKEVQP, from the coding sequence ATGAAAACCATACCCCTGCCCATTTCAACTGCAAAATCTAAAAAACATAGCTGGCAGGCGATCATCGGTCTGTTATTTGCACTGCTGGTCATCGGGGCCTCCTTATATGCCTTTTTATACTTAAAACATGACCATACGTTAACCGATCTGCGTGGACGATTGCAGGGGGCAAGTGCTCTCCATCCGTTCGGCACCGACCATCTGGGACGTGATGTTATGACACGTCTGTTGCTTGGCGGCGGTCAAACGTTGGGTTATAGCCTGCTGGCACTCGGTGCTGCACTACTGATCGGTATTCCGTTTGGCTTGATCGCAGGATACAAACGCGGCTGGGTCGATAAACTGTTCATGCGGATCGCGGATGCCTTTCTTGCTTTTCCCGATACCATTGTCGCGATTGTGCTAAGTGGTCTGCTTGGGGCCGGAATCGGCAATCTGGTATTGGCGATCGTAATCGTGAAGTGGGTTAGTTATGCGCGTCTCGTTCGAAGTACGGTTTTATCGGAGTCCCAAAAGGATTACATTCGCATCGCCCGCACCAATGGACTTTCGGACGGTCGTATCATGAGAAAACATCTGCTTCCACATATCGCAGGGCATGTGCTCGTGCTGGCCAGTCTTGATCTGGGCAAAATCATCCTGCTCATCTCATCACTGTCTTACATTGGCCTAGGTGCACAACCGCCAACACCTGAATGGGGAGCGATGCTGAATGACTCACGGCCTTACTTCCAGTCTCGGCCGGAGCTGATGATCTACCCGGGTCTTGCCATTGTCTCGGTAGTCCTGCTTGCCAACATGCTGGGCGACTATCTGCGAGACCGCTTTGATGTGAAGAAGGAGGTGCAGCCATGA
- the nikB gene encoding nickel ABC transporter permease, whose protein sequence is MFRILLRKFLEVFIFLLFIMFVSFLFIRLAPGDPVLTILNVDELSVSQEQVEAVREEMGFNDSLPVQFGNWLLDFVRFDFGVSYSTGQPVMQTLMRALPATAELTIGALLVMLVIAIPLGSLSALHRGSWIDRGSRMLSIVGAAVPSFWLGLILIDMFGVRFGNLPTMGRDGFTSLILPSLTLGLAISSVYVRLLRSSLLDSLSQEFVRSARARGLSEGRIFMLHAFRHSLPPVITVFGVSLGSLIGGVVVIEVLFAYPGIGKLVVDAIRQRDYPLIQGYILIMAVVVFLVNTAIDLSYRYLNPEMKLKEKEAH, encoded by the coding sequence ATGTTTCGCATTTTGCTTCGCAAGTTCCTTGAGGTATTTATTTTTCTGTTGTTCATTATGTTTGTGAGCTTCCTGTTCATTCGTCTGGCTCCGGGTGATCCGGTGCTGACGATCCTGAACGTAGACGAACTGTCCGTCAGTCAGGAGCAGGTTGAAGCTGTACGTGAGGAGATGGGCTTCAACGATTCGCTTCCTGTCCAGTTTGGCAACTGGTTGCTCGATTTTGTTCGGTTCGACTTCGGTGTGTCGTATTCGACAGGCCAGCCCGTCATGCAGACTCTGATGCGTGCGCTGCCAGCCACGGCTGAACTCACGATTGGCGCGCTGTTGGTTATGCTCGTCATTGCGATCCCGCTCGGCTCGCTATCAGCGCTTCATCGTGGAAGTTGGATTGACCGCGGCAGCCGCATGCTCTCCATTGTGGGTGCGGCGGTGCCAAGCTTCTGGCTGGGTCTGATCCTGATCGACATGTTCGGCGTACGCTTTGGCAATCTGCCGACCATGGGCCGGGATGGATTCACCTCACTTATTCTGCCATCTCTGACGCTGGGACTTGCCATCTCCAGCGTTTATGTGCGTCTTTTGCGTTCCAGCTTGTTGGATTCTCTTAGCCAGGAGTTCGTTCGATCCGCCCGGGCAAGAGGGTTATCCGAAGGCCGGATCTTCATGCTACACGCGTTTCGGCATAGTCTTCCGCCTGTCATTACGGTATTTGGCGTAAGTCTCGGCAGCCTGATTGGCGGAGTTGTCGTGATTGAAGTGTTGTTCGCTTATCCGGGTATCGGCAAGCTTGTCGTTGATGCCATCCGCCAGCGTGATTATCCTCTGATTCAGGGTTACATCCTGATCATGGCTGTCGTGGTATTCCTCGTGAATACGGCGATTGACCTGTCTTATCGTTATTTGAATCCTGAAATGAAACTCAAGGAAAAGGAGGCCCACTGA
- the nikA gene encoding nickel ABC transporter substrate-binding protein, whose product MNKKTPLLALVSLALSAGLLSACGSSESSPAAQPSTDNKNVHFLYNFSTSSLDPHVDSSYVPLRAGITETLVRLDEENLTVAPWLAESWESEDGQHWTIDLRDDVTFQNGKPMTGESVKASLERALEENVAIQNALKIDTIEAEGDKLEITTTQPFPEFASELVNPNTAIIDVSEPDVVNKPIGTGPFKLTSFTPGSKLELDRYDEYWDGASPLDSITFSFNEDANARTLALKSGQVDIVYRPEVESLESLKAIDGMKVESTSTFRVHQLTMNMQRESMKDLNVRRALDALIDRQGIVDTILLGYGESAIGPFLPSLPFAPTYTDTTTESGADVAVKFLGEAGYTLQNGVMTKDGKPLQLTLLTYSSRADLPLIAQVFQSDAKKIGIDVQIRQIDTPEDYMASNRDWDIATYSNLTAPRGDAGYYLNATYHPKGALNFSGSEDPELTKIIDELNLTVAPEKRAELAEKAANYVHDNVLNSFVLHPGTIVAYNGKKIKNWVTTRSEYYMITNKLDVM is encoded by the coding sequence TTGAATAAAAAGACGCCACTGTTAGCGCTGGTCTCCTTGGCCTTGAGCGCTGGACTGTTGAGCGCCTGCGGATCATCTGAATCCAGTCCCGCTGCGCAACCATCCACGGATAATAAAAATGTTCACTTCCTATATAACTTCTCCACCAGTTCACTAGATCCACATGTGGATTCCAGCTATGTGCCGCTGCGTGCGGGCATTACAGAGACTTTGGTGCGTCTCGATGAAGAGAATCTGACGGTGGCTCCATGGCTCGCTGAGAGCTGGGAGAGCGAAGACGGACAGCACTGGACGATCGACTTGCGAGATGATGTGACCTTCCAGAACGGCAAGCCAATGACGGGTGAATCCGTTAAGGCATCCCTTGAACGTGCACTGGAAGAGAATGTAGCCATCCAGAACGCGCTGAAGATCGATACAATTGAAGCCGAGGGCGACAAGCTGGAGATCACCACAACGCAGCCGTTCCCGGAGTTCGCTTCGGAACTGGTGAACCCCAACACGGCGATCATCGACGTAAGTGAGCCGGACGTTGTGAACAAGCCGATTGGTACGGGCCCGTTCAAACTGACTTCTTTTACCCCAGGCAGCAAGCTGGAATTGGATCGATATGATGAATACTGGGACGGAGCATCACCACTGGATTCCATCACGTTCTCATTCAATGAAGATGCCAATGCCCGCACACTAGCACTCAAATCTGGACAAGTTGATATCGTATACCGCCCAGAAGTGGAGAGCCTCGAATCGCTCAAAGCGATAGACGGCATGAAGGTGGAGTCTACATCGACGTTCCGCGTGCATCAGCTAACGATGAACATGCAGCGGGAGAGTATGAAGGACCTCAATGTCCGTCGTGCGCTGGACGCGCTGATTGACCGTCAGGGTATCGTCGACACGATCCTGCTAGGATATGGTGAATCAGCCATCGGACCGTTCCTGCCATCGTTGCCGTTCGCGCCAACCTATACGGATACCACAACGGAATCCGGAGCTGATGTCGCTGTAAAATTTCTTGGCGAAGCGGGATATACACTGCAAAACGGCGTGATGACAAAGGACGGTAAACCGTTGCAGCTAACCTTGCTGACGTATTCGTCTCGTGCCGATCTGCCGCTGATCGCCCAAGTGTTCCAGTCGGATGCGAAGAAAATTGGTATCGATGTACAGATTCGCCAGATCGACACACCGGAAGATTACATGGCGTCCAACCGCGACTGGGATATTGCAACGTACAGTAATTTGACCGCTCCTCGTGGGGATGCCGGTTATTATCTGAATGCTACGTACCATCCCAAGGGTGCTCTTAACTTCAGCGGATCGGAAGACCCGGAACTGACCAAAATCATCGACGAACTGAATCTCACGGTTGCACCGGAAAAGCGCGCAGAGCTTGCCGAGAAGGCAGCCAACTACGTGCATGATAATGTGCTGAATTCCTTCGTGCTGCATCCGGGTACGATCGTTGCCTATAACGGCAAGAAGATTAAGAACTGGGTTACCACTCGCAGTGAGTATTACATGATTACCAATAAGCTGGATGTGATGTAA
- a CDS encoding Imm7 family immunity protein: protein MYEYHGWATIRECASLEEDEYKYGLVIQHLREYVKELNWPTGVLDLRAVNGDFQLWIAGLDNHKPLSKYDPAEVMKKIGEIAQGSYGVLYVRDSDDAESSNQFKVYTLIRGKVTENDDPFLSPFIPTLEDDYEG from the coding sequence ATGTACGAATATCATGGCTGGGCAACTATTAGAGAGTGTGCGTCGCTTGAAGAAGATGAGTATAAATATGGTTTAGTTATTCAACATCTGCGGGAATATGTAAAGGAGCTAAATTGGCCTACAGGTGTTTTGGACTTGAGAGCAGTTAATGGTGACTTTCAACTATGGATAGCGGGCCTAGATAATCACAAACCTTTATCAAAGTATGATCCCGCCGAAGTAATGAAAAAGATAGGTGAGATAGCTCAAGGTTCTTATGGAGTCCTTTATGTAAGAGATAGTGATGATGCGGAATCCTCCAATCAGTTTAAGGTCTACACACTAATTCGAGGTAAAGTAACAGAGAATGATGATCCGTTTCTTTCCCCATTCATACCAACACTAGAGGATGATTATGAAGGATAA
- a CDS encoding WXG100 family type VII secretion target yields the protein MSTIKVTPEQLHHVSNQVDQARQQLESIRSDLTRQIMFVQAMWMGATQERFYYEFEQSRPILDKALESMVNTSKELKDIATRFQDADAQKGSLGGAFGAVGAAAMMTKSTGDSGSGDKGYRMAYNAMLGKMMPVNEKGVTDQAALQAYERDQGHLDLNRMQVVNVEPPGEDIFALQIKAFEMGIHPTTGEPVSDKYAQMMVASLKFSQIFMGIQMVRGSMPGGKGPFRLPASNPAVVKIKQHIEAAKAKNGSIEKNVLEGTSKATVQRSQLSQNLIDHVINRHSVNSTKQQLPYLQKKMSDEQINEMLSRKSFFNKEWSDSKITDASTEAVNQLKQQGIKDGLHTVTVFDEQIKVFIRNDNVDSVYGTHIYKIRDLID from the coding sequence ATGAGTACAATCAAAGTTACCCCTGAACAACTACATCACGTATCGAATCAGGTGGATCAAGCCAGACAACAGTTGGAGAGTATACGAAGTGATCTGACGAGACAGATCATGTTCGTTCAGGCGATGTGGATGGGCGCGACGCAGGAGCGATTTTACTATGAGTTCGAGCAGTCACGACCTATACTGGATAAAGCGTTGGAGAGTATGGTGAATACATCGAAGGAATTGAAGGATATCGCCACGCGATTCCAGGATGCAGATGCTCAGAAGGGAAGTCTGGGTGGTGCGTTTGGAGCAGTCGGTGCCGCAGCTATGATGACCAAATCAACAGGTGATTCCGGTTCGGGTGACAAGGGCTATCGGATGGCGTATAACGCGATGCTTGGTAAAATGATGCCTGTGAACGAGAAAGGTGTTACGGATCAGGCTGCCCTTCAGGCTTATGAGAGGGATCAGGGACATCTGGACTTGAATCGTATGCAAGTTGTGAACGTTGAACCGCCTGGGGAAGATATTTTTGCGTTACAGATCAAGGCGTTTGAGATGGGCATTCATCCTACAACGGGAGAGCCTGTATCGGATAAATATGCTCAGATGATGGTGGCGTCTCTGAAGTTCAGTCAGATTTTCATGGGGATTCAGATGGTTCGTGGGAGTATGCCGGGCGGCAAAGGTCCGTTTCGATTGCCTGCTTCTAATCCTGCTGTGGTGAAGATTAAGCAGCATATTGAGGCTGCTAAGGCTAAGAATGGGAGTATAGAAAAAAATGTACTAGAGGGAACTTCAAAAGCCACAGTGCAGAGATCTCAGTTAAGCCAAAATCTGATTGACCATGTTATTAATAGGCATTCTGTTAATAGTACGAAGCAACAACTTCCATATCTCCAAAAGAAAATGTCCGATGAACAAATCAATGAAATGCTAAGTAGAAAGTCTTTCTTTAATAAAGAGTGGTCTGATAGTAAAATAACTGATGCGTCTACCGAGGCCGTTAATCAGTTGAAACAACAGGGAATAAAGGATGGATTGCATACTGTTACTGTATTTGATGAACAGATTAAAGTTTTCATTAGAAATGATAATGTTGATTCTGTTTATGGTACACATATATATAAAATTAGAGATTTAATAGATTAG
- a CDS encoding DNA-binding protein — translation MFLRKSILKSLKPDIIVEMLDMAVAFENWNKVMERADMLYQCVQSIHEERQEYQLKGMPVPHIHIERPLVYYYGFSHLMRGMAHQKMGQVDQARACIDQYGDLGWMEDLDEVGMQVVQEFRHKAQVNRYALEIEAGQVQLLEEFVNFLLEHAEEWLAGLKVITEAAVRHRWQIDRVLQVFEDQIQSVGKEKDSSNNDDMYHYCYRRASYEQWMGRPQEAVEFILQAIWLADKLGMDRYFIRCMALLESLREEATAEQIGRYRVMLEEMK, via the coding sequence ATGTTTTTGCGGAAATCTATCCTAAAATCACTCAAACCGGACATTATTGTTGAAATGTTGGACATGGCTGTGGCTTTTGAAAATTGGAACAAGGTGATGGAGAGGGCGGACATGTTATATCAATGTGTGCAGTCCATCCATGAAGAGCGGCAGGAGTATCAATTAAAGGGAATGCCTGTACCACATATACACATTGAGCGGCCCTTGGTCTACTATTATGGGTTCAGTCACCTAATGCGGGGTATGGCTCACCAGAAGATGGGACAGGTAGATCAGGCGCGAGCATGTATCGATCAATATGGAGATTTGGGATGGATGGAGGATCTGGATGAGGTAGGTATGCAGGTGGTGCAGGAGTTCAGGCATAAGGCACAGGTGAATCGGTATGCGCTTGAGATTGAAGCTGGGCAGGTGCAACTGCTGGAGGAGTTTGTGAACTTTTTGCTTGAGCATGCGGAGGAATGGTTGGCAGGTCTGAAAGTGATTACGGAGGCAGCAGTGCGGCATAGATGGCAGATTGATCGGGTTTTACAGGTGTTCGAGGATCAGATACAGAGTGTTGGCAAAGAAAAGGATTCTTCAAACAACGATGATATGTACCATTACTGTTATCGGCGGGCTTCGTATGAACAGTGGATGGGAAGACCACAGGAGGCAGTGGAGTTCATTTTGCAGGCAATCTGGTTAGCAGATAAGCTAGGGATGGATCGGTATTTTATAAGGTGCATGGCATTGTTGGAATCTTTGCGGGAAGAGGCGACAGCGGAGCAGATTGGACGATATCGGGTGATGTTGGAGGAAATGAAGTAG
- a CDS encoding helix-turn-helix transcriptional regulator, producing the protein MSLPEDVGNRIRELRKAKGWTQEQLAEAAGLHYSYIGGVERGDRNISLETLEKIMNGLQVTAEEIFKFKEDSEYKRALDEHITLISGKSTDTIISLTKISKEVLNAIDKSHKNSE; encoded by the coding sequence ATGAGTTTACCAGAGGACGTAGGAAATCGAATACGTGAGTTAAGGAAGGCAAAAGGCTGGACTCAGGAACAACTAGCTGAAGCAGCAGGTCTTCATTACAGCTATATTGGTGGAGTTGAACGGGGAGATCGTAACATTTCTTTGGAGACTCTTGAGAAAATAATGAATGGATTGCAGGTCACTGCTGAAGAAATCTTTAAATTCAAAGAAGACTCTGAGTACAAAAGAGCCTTGGATGAACATATAACTTTAATAAGCGGCAAAAGTACAGATACAATCATATCATTGACCAAAATTAGCAAAGAAGTTTTAAATGCTATCGACAAATCACATAAAAATTCCGAATAA